The genomic interval GggaaaagaaataatacaCAAGTTGTAATTAAGAAAGGCTGCAACAGGTGGATCCAGAGAAGGTAAATAACCAAACTGAGATGACAGATGAATACATAAAActgtcaaaaaaaaagaaaagaagaaacagaATATATGAGAATGCTCTTGATCTGTAAGACAACCATATTTCTACACTGTCAACAAGATGAAAAATTCTTTCATTGggaaaattaatcatttgcATTTTCCTGGTAGCAAAACAGAAATAGACATGGAAAGAACCATACAGCAAGGCCATCATTTTCATCCTTCAGCAGTTCAAGAAACAGAGGATCAGCTACATCTATTGTATTACTATCCTCTGATTCAGAGTCTCCCCCTCCATCTGCTATGGTTGAACCAGTATAGGCTTCATCCATAAGTGCAAGCAGCATCTGCATTTATATGCATTTAGTAAAACTAGTTGCACTAAGCACAAATTTCTGGTTAGATCCATGTATTTCCAAAGGTCTCAAAAGTAACCTCAGGGGCCGTACTCTTCTGGATTGTAGCTATGCTGCTTCCAATTAATGATCCTGAACTCTTTTCTACCTTCTCCAAGGCCACAACTAAAACTAGTACAGACAAACAAGGGgtaaaaaagtttaaaatgaaGTTAGTTTTAGAGTAATGCTGCTTGACAATCCATGATAATCAGAGCCACTATCAAGATAACAAGATATCTGCTCAAAGGGCTTCAttaaaaaggggaaaaagaaagggaaagtGACTGGGGTAAACCACTCAGAAAACCCATTGCCTactagaaaaaataaatataataagaaaagtTTAAGGAGAAGCAGCTGCTAtgaagtaaatattattagcGTTTCTAAATCTTCTGACATTGCAACACTTCCCGATTTAGCAGTGGAAAATTTTCCATTGAAGCAGTATATTACTTTAGTAACCGTCTATGGGGAAGAAGAGAATTAATCCTACGGTAAAGTTTTACTTCTCAAACCCAGGCTTggatatttcttttttctcaaagCCAGGCTTGGATATTTCTTTCAAGCctatgaaatgaaacaaactgTGCATTTATCTTGAACAGCATAGAATTGGCTTGTCTCATTTGAAGCCCTACACTTTCCAATCACATAACCTAAGAAAGACAGATATCCCTACTTTAATCGGGGTGTAAAAAGGCCAAATGATTGTGTTGGTACCACTCCACTAAAACATAGTAGTTTGTTGGTAAGCCAAATGTACAAACTCACTTGGCAAATCCACTAGAGCTGAAAGTAGAGGAAGAAATGATGCAGATGACATCACAGCTGGAAAAACCTTCAGGAATGCTTTTTCTAATCTGCCAAGCCAGATGAGTAAGTTGGTCTAAATGAGATAGTTTATCAGGAGAAAGCATCTAAACAGTGCTTTGTACTTTTTCAAACTATAATACATAATCAACGTTTTACAACAAAACCATTTATAGACCACAACAACACGGAAAATATTGATTAAGAACTCCAAAATCTCCATGttctagaaataaattatggcCTCAAAATTTACAGTTTATAAAGGGTATTCAGAAAAGGGAAGCCTTGATTGTTGCTTTCTCCAGAGCAAAGATTTCAGTTTAGCGAGAATAAAACCCAGCACCGCTAAATTTTGGGGAATAAGAAACACAAAAcgataaaaattgattttatctaataattaaaaacaaaataacagtTGCAAACGAGAACTTACTTCTCTCCATTCCATGCTATTAGCTTTAGCAACAGAGGAAAGAACTGCAAGGAGATCATTAATATCAGACAGAGTTGCATGACTGTAATAGTGCTGATTGTATCTAATAGACCCGTACGACAATGATTTATATTGACTTTCCACTGTTCAATCAGAGGACCAAAGCCAAATGAAATTTCATCCAAAGCcaaatgaaatttcattttcacattatttGAATACAATTGGGgtgaattattaaagttttattgcaaacaattttaaatgatGATAGGTTGAATATTTAGAGGTGTGATGTCCGGCCAAATAACAATTTTCAGCTCCGAATTTTATTAGGGATAGACCTACTCTTACAACATAAGAGcaacataaatattaaatcatacctGTGGCAACAAGGTAGGGAAAGAACTCAAAAGTTTTTTCTTGTtcacatttataaaatcaaggGTTGCTTCTGCAACAACAGGATCTGCAAACTCACTGTAAACAACATCAGAATAATATACAGGTGTGCTCTAATTAGATATTGCAAATAGTATTTCACAATAATGTTCAAACAAATCCATGAGCAAAAGCCATTACTTGTGTGCATATGGCCTATACTCTAAACCACAGGCAAATTATAGAAGGAGATTGATCGTCATTTTTCACTTTGGCTCTACTGTTATCAGGAAGCTTGTTTGTGGTGAGCACGGATTTTGTTCTAgcgcccaaaaataatattctaaAGTTTTTGTATGTTGTCCATTGCTTATGTGCATATGGCCtctattttacaataactCAACAATTCTAAAGAGGCAGTACTTTAACACCCATTTCAATGTCAATGCTCCTGCAAGGAATCTATAGGTATGGAGCTACATCAAAAAGTACTTTCACTGCTTTTCTTACTTATAAGCACTTAATTAATGGTTTTCTAAGAATATGATACATATTTATCACATCTTTCATCACTGTATGCAAGTGATGATCACAGATATCATttaatgatcaaatttatCCTTTACCGGCTCAAACATGAACGGAAAAACGTCCTTATACTTGGATCAGCATCATGTAGAACCACTTCCCCAAAATCAAGGAAGAACTGAAGAATATCCTGTTGTGTAATATGcaaacaacaaatttaagcaatattaacaaaatgtaactggcagaaaaaagttaaaccacaggatttttatttttcttttaaaaaagaacattATAAACAAACATATGACTGCGATTGCTTCTGTAAATTGTTTTTGAACAAAGATACTTTTTATATAATCACTTAAAAACTCTTTTTGAAAGATCATCATCTATCAATCACTTCTCCAGAAGAACATGTAAGTGATCCTCTaaaccaaaagaaagaaaagtagTAAAAATACATTTTGATGCCAAATAGCAATTTTCTATTTGAGCATGAAGCTACAAATAGGCATAAAAGCACATTAGATGATGCTAAAGCATTTTTAGAGGAGCCAAAATCATTCCCAATTACACAACGAGCATACATAACTGAATCAGCCGAAGCACAGTAGGATTCTACTTCTAATAATCACAACAAGTAAATATTGCATAGagatacaaaaaattttaagcaaaTTAAAGCTAAATACAgcaaaaataagttaaaataaataaacagaaCTTGAGGGGGACGCAATACCAGCAAGAGAAGGCCATTGGAGGTGCGAGATTGCGAAAGCGAAGCAACGGATCGTTGAAATAGCTTGTTAATAAGCGGATAAACTCTTGCCACGAGGTCATCGTTTTTCTCCTCCTTACAGAGGTTGTATAACTTCTTAACCTATTCAGAAAGAGACACacagagaagaaaaacaaCTATGACATCAACCAAACGCACCGTTTAAATGAATTCGCGCGGGAACGAAAATTACGTACAGAGTGGAGAACGGAAGGATCGGCGGCGGGGTCGGTGGCGACACTGGAGTCTCTAGCGCTGTTCGATAAGTTTCGCAGATGGAAATCCCAGCCTCTGTCTCGATCGGACATTCTTTTTGGAACTCGAAAAGTGTTTCTCTTGTTTCctgaaatcaaatttttgtttctcgtttttcttttttctcccttttttccttattcCGTGTTTGTGATTTCAAAAATGAGAATAGGCGAAAGAAGTTTCCTCTGCCGAACTCGGAGTCTGTCTGGGAGACTTGTCTGTCAGTGCAAAATTCCCAGAATCGGCACCGTTTTCTGCTTCTCCATTGAACGCTGCGTTTTACTCCAACAAGGCGAAATTCAGCCCAGTGTTTTGATTGGGCCCAATGTGAAACCAAGTTTGTATTAGTTGCGGACCCGAGTGGAACTTTTACCACCGCTCAAAAATCCATGTAACACCCCTTTTGAATTCTATTCCCTAAAATACCcccttttaatttataaaattttaattcataaattaaaatcaatcattttatcaataatatttcaccctaaaaaaagtatttcttttaagtttttatttataaatgtatgCAAATCctaaaatctcaaattattttcttcttgtcACATAATTTCTATCTCCataattcttaattcttaaaagtttctcaaaaagaaaaattttcaattaaaatctgaaatataaaaataaatgatgaaatgagccagatgtaaaaaattattaaaagaataatttgtttaagtgtttaattgaaattttattaagaggaggaattaatttatttttaattatttaagtaatttcaattaaagacGAGTTTTATAACAAAGCTAGAATGGTGTCAAAAAGgcctaataattatttaggtaatttatttttaattatttaggtAATTTCAATTAACGAGGAGTTTTATAACAGAGTTGGAATGGCGTCAAAAAGCTTAATATTTGGACCTGTATAGATATTAGGTCCAATTGTATCGAGTGAGTTTCTTGTAGGCATTGAAACAGTGAAAGAATTCTCTCATCCGTTCAACCAATAAAATCTCTTACGGAGAACAAAATGTCTCTGAGTCTCTTATTCAAAGTTTGAGAGAGTGAAAGAAATTTGGGTGTTATTGAGATTTGagcatgaaataaaattaacgaGGGTGTGATTCTGgcaatttaagtaaatttatattttgtaatctGTGGGTGatgtaatttgttttttaattttcagtcaaggaattttagaaattttcacGTTT from Citrus sinensis cultivar Valencia sweet orange chromosome 9, DVS_A1.0, whole genome shotgun sequence carries:
- the LOC102611754 gene encoding uncharacterized protein LOC102611754 isoform X1, which produces MSDRDRGWDFHLRNLSNSARDSSVATDPAADPSVLHSVKKLYNLCKEEKNDDLVARVYPLINKLFQRSVASLSQSRTSNGLLLLDILQFFLDFGEVVLHDADPSIRTFFRSCLSREFADPVVAEATLDFINVNKKKLLSSFPTLLPQFFPLLLKLIAWNGEKLEKAFLKVFPAVMSSASFLPLLSALVDLPILVVALEKVEKSSGSLIGSSIATIQKSTAPEMLLALMDEAYTGSTIADGGGDSESEDSNTIDVADPLFLELLKDENDGLAFYVFICHLSLVIYLLWIHLLQPFLITTCERHWASPGMAATLQAAINAPPSDRLKQILSMTPRLLDVYFAIALRDVNDSLICALIPQLMARNATLFLDKNFSYEVRKRLLEFLLAAFQRSPDFIALLKKPIMDRLAEAYDSPAKMELALQLCWAIGEHGGGGASHKDAARELFENLELLLYENLSSSVGLRQEASVGPDSENYRKSSQSRLLCFVVTAIAKLATYHRELLPRARVSLGKVARSRISDARVWKRARDYLGLMNDPAICLSILGPSRPSQHDIQKPGTVNWSEGGRKMVAHFPFYILGDQKGPPFHDFTISDILPRK